From one Polyangia bacterium genomic stretch:
- a CDS encoding type II toxin-antitoxin system prevent-host-death family antitoxin — MTATLADPFFRVMTSRIQAAKARKEFAAVIERSARGERIKLTRYGKTLAVVVPKTDLEALEDCERTDESSRRR; from the coding sequence TTGACGGCGACGCTCGCCGACCCATTTTTCAGGGTGATGACCTCACGAATTCAAGCCGCAAAGGCACGAAAAGAATTCGCGGCCGTGATTGAACGGTCCGCCAGGGGCGAACGGATCAAACTTACCCGTTACGGGAAGACCTTGGCCGTTGTGGTGCCGAAGACCGACCTCGAAGCGCTGGAGGATTGTGAGAGGACCGACGAAAGCAGCCGCCGCCGCTGA